A genome region from Arthrobacter sp. SLBN-100 includes the following:
- a CDS encoding 2-hydroxyacid dehydrogenase, producing the protein MKAPLRVALPDQKLMDALEATAGVEFFVWDFSGPAPSERFDIVVPPYMRGPEVLAALESVDIGLVQSQSIGYDGVADVLPEGCLFANAAGVHETSTAELALGMMIASQRGMADFVRNQASGTWDNSQRPSLADRRVLLVGYGGVGKAIEARLLPFETQVTRMASRERQDAGGKIFGIDSLYEQLPLHDIVVVSVPLSEETRQLVDAKFLAAMPDGALLVNVARGPVADTAALVAETSSGRLRAALDVTDPEPLPADHPLWTNPGVLVTPHVGGASSAMFPRMVRLVKKQIGLMLEGREPVNVVLGGGSRQASVAAPTS; encoded by the coding sequence ATGAAAGCGCCACTGCGGGTGGCCCTGCCCGATCAGAAACTCATGGATGCGCTGGAGGCGACTGCCGGCGTCGAGTTTTTTGTCTGGGACTTTTCCGGGCCCGCTCCCTCTGAGCGGTTCGACATCGTGGTCCCGCCGTACATGCGCGGGCCGGAGGTGCTGGCGGCGCTGGAGTCCGTGGATATCGGCCTGGTCCAAAGCCAGTCCATCGGGTACGACGGCGTCGCTGACGTCCTGCCCGAAGGCTGCCTTTTCGCGAATGCGGCAGGAGTCCATGAGACGTCGACGGCGGAGCTCGCCCTGGGGATGATGATCGCCAGCCAGCGCGGCATGGCCGACTTTGTACGCAACCAGGCCAGCGGGACGTGGGACAACAGCCAGCGGCCCAGCCTCGCGGACCGCCGTGTGCTGCTGGTGGGTTACGGGGGAGTGGGGAAGGCCATCGAGGCCCGTCTGCTGCCCTTCGAAACGCAGGTGACCAGGATGGCCAGCCGCGAACGCCAGGACGCGGGCGGAAAGATCTTCGGGATCGACTCACTGTATGAGCAGCTGCCGCTGCACGACATCGTGGTGGTGAGCGTTCCGCTCAGCGAGGAGACCCGTCAGCTGGTGGATGCAAAGTTCCTGGCCGCGATGCCGGACGGGGCGCTGCTGGTGAACGTGGCCCGCGGCCCGGTGGCGGACACTGCTGCGCTGGTGGCGGAGACGTCGTCGGGCCGTTTGCGGGCGGCTTTGGACGTGACGGATCCGGAGCCCCTGCCGGCCGACCATCCGCTGTGGACCAACCCCGGTGTGCTGGTCACTCCGCATGTAGGCGGGGCGAGTTCGGCGATGTTCCCGAGGATGGTCCGGCTGGTCAAGAAGCAGATCGGCCTGATGCTGGAGGGCAGGGAGCCGGTGAACGTGGTGCTGGGCGGCGGGTCGCGCCAAGCCTCCGTAGCGGCTCCAACCAGCTGA
- a CDS encoding MFS transporter, whose product MSNNPRTALAVAGLSLGTALNPLNSSMIAVALVVLRGDFGLDVAAVTWVVTSFYLASAAGQPVMGRLADRFGPRQMFMLGMALVAVTCAMAPLAPNFALLCVARAVMALGTATAYPSAVVMVGAIAHRAKVDPARPLGRLQMANTSAAAVGPVVGGLLVGLVGWEALFLINVPLALAALLIVRQAAPKDEAREHGSVSELVRDSDIPGILAFVSALLLVMMAALNAAPGYRWWMLGAGTVIAAVFAWRELRFNRPFLDLRLLGRNRPLMLVYMGFAVFSSVYYFVFFGLPQLLQEAGGYDPGVVGLLMLPLAAMSVVATPWAVRAMGRFGVRRVLIAGVVLLTAVAALMWLLTGTLVIPLVVVLTALMGVPYGTVSIATNQGMFVSTRPQERGVAAGIYQTCRYVGAITATVMIGVFAADGVHQENWARMVLAMLVLCGVTFGVFLLWRQRTD is encoded by the coding sequence GTGAGCAACAATCCCCGGACTGCCCTGGCCGTCGCCGGCCTCAGCCTGGGCACGGCACTGAACCCCCTCAACTCCTCCATGATTGCCGTGGCATTGGTGGTGCTCCGTGGCGACTTCGGGCTCGACGTCGCCGCCGTCACCTGGGTGGTCACCTCCTTCTACCTGGCCTCGGCCGCCGGCCAGCCGGTGATGGGCCGGCTGGCCGACAGGTTTGGTCCACGGCAGATGTTTATGCTGGGCATGGCACTGGTCGCCGTCACCTGCGCCATGGCGCCGCTCGCCCCGAATTTCGCCCTGCTCTGCGTGGCCAGAGCCGTGATGGCGTTGGGCACGGCCACGGCCTATCCCAGCGCAGTGGTGATGGTGGGAGCGATAGCCCACCGTGCGAAGGTTGACCCCGCCCGGCCGCTGGGCCGGCTGCAGATGGCCAACACCTCCGCCGCGGCCGTGGGGCCTGTGGTCGGCGGCTTGCTGGTGGGCCTGGTGGGCTGGGAAGCATTGTTCCTGATCAATGTTCCGCTCGCGCTGGCAGCGCTGTTGATTGTGCGGCAGGCAGCCCCGAAGGACGAGGCCCGGGAGCACGGCAGCGTCAGCGAGCTCGTCAGGGACTCGGACATCCCCGGGATCCTGGCTTTCGTCTCCGCCCTGCTGCTGGTGATGATGGCGGCGCTGAATGCGGCGCCCGGCTACCGCTGGTGGATGCTGGGCGCAGGCACCGTGATCGCCGCCGTGTTCGCCTGGCGTGAGCTGCGCTTCAACCGGCCGTTCCTGGACCTGAGGCTGCTGGGCCGCAACCGGCCGCTGATGCTGGTGTACATGGGCTTCGCGGTGTTCAGCAGCGTCTACTATTTCGTTTTCTTCGGCCTGCCCCAGCTGCTGCAGGAGGCAGGCGGGTACGATCCCGGCGTCGTCGGCCTGCTGATGCTGCCGCTCGCCGCGATGTCCGTGGTGGCGACCCCCTGGGCAGTCAGGGCCATGGGAAGGTTCGGCGTGCGCCGCGTGCTGATTGCCGGCGTCGTCCTCCTCACGGCGGTGGCCGCGCTGATGTGGCTGCTGACCGGCACCCTGGTGATCCCGCTGGTGGTGGTGCTGACAGCACTGATGGGCGTCCCGTACGGAACGGTGAGCATCGCCACAAACCAAGGTATGTTCGTCTCCACCCGGCCACAGGAGCGGGGGGTCGCGGCGGGCATTTACCAGACTTGCCGCTACGTTGGCGCCATCACTGCCACCGTGATGATCGGCGTCTTCGCAGCCGACGGCGTGCACCAGGAAAACTGGGCCCGGATGGTCCTGGCCATGCTGGTCCTGTGCGGGGTGACGTTCGGGGTGTTCCTGCTGTGGAGGCAGCGGACGGACTAA
- a CDS encoding mechanosensitive ion channel family protein, which translates to MQDLLNPAMPFIAVTLAVAAGLVLSWLLRKLVLRLNRKRQELQATSRVARQPLRLALCLIGVRTALGLTAESESWLPAVDHLLLIALIGSLAWLGVAVLLIVEAVVLGRYSVDVADNRRARRLRTQMILARRIGVALVVVLAVGSVMLTFPAIQALGAGLLASAGVISIVAGLAAQTSLVNVFAGMQLAFTDAIRVDDVVVVQKEWGRIEEITLTYVVVHIWDDRRLILPSTYFTTTPFENWTRRQSEVMGTVEFDLDWRAPVEDMRTELRSVLAGTDLWDQRVGVLQITDATGGFVRVRILVSAADSAALFDLRCLIREAMVAFLQHSHPEALPQQRWTEATSDGGTSSRRQQPLRGLGSNTAGGARPPADPHESQLFTGSIEAVQRSRAFTGPGEDVFEDRDKNLASRN; encoded by the coding sequence ATGCAAGACCTACTGAATCCCGCCATGCCATTCATTGCCGTCACGCTTGCAGTGGCTGCAGGACTGGTCCTGTCCTGGCTGCTGCGCAAGCTCGTTTTGCGCCTCAACCGCAAGCGCCAGGAACTCCAGGCCACCTCCCGGGTGGCCCGTCAGCCGCTGCGGCTGGCACTGTGCCTCATCGGCGTCCGGACGGCGCTGGGACTGACGGCCGAGAGCGAGAGCTGGCTGCCCGCCGTCGACCATTTGCTCCTGATTGCCCTCATCGGCTCCCTGGCCTGGCTGGGGGTGGCCGTGCTGCTGATCGTCGAAGCGGTGGTGCTGGGCCGGTACAGCGTTGACGTTGCGGACAACCGGCGCGCGCGGCGGCTCCGGACGCAAATGATCCTGGCCCGGCGGATCGGCGTTGCCCTGGTGGTGGTCCTGGCCGTGGGCTCGGTGATGCTGACCTTCCCGGCCATCCAGGCCCTCGGCGCCGGGCTGCTGGCGTCCGCCGGCGTCATCTCCATCGTCGCCGGCCTCGCCGCCCAGACCTCCCTGGTGAACGTCTTCGCCGGCATGCAGCTGGCCTTCACGGACGCCATCCGGGTGGACGACGTTGTGGTGGTCCAGAAGGAATGGGGCCGCATCGAGGAAATCACGCTCACCTACGTGGTGGTCCACATCTGGGACGACCGCCGCCTCATCCTGCCCTCCACCTACTTCACCACCACACCGTTCGAAAACTGGACACGCCGCCAGTCCGAGGTGATGGGCACCGTGGAGTTCGACCTCGACTGGCGTGCCCCCGTGGAGGACATGCGCACCGAACTGCGCAGCGTCCTCGCCGGAACCGACCTGTGGGACCAGCGCGTGGGCGTCCTGCAGATCACCGACGCCACCGGCGGATTCGTCCGGGTCCGCATCCTGGTCAGCGCCGCGGACAGCGCCGCGCTTTTCGACCTGCGCTGCCTCATCCGCGAGGCCATGGTCGCCTTCCTGCAGCACAGCCATCCGGAAGCACTCCCCCAGCAGCGCTGGACCGAGGCAACGTCCGACGGCGGCACCTCCTCCCGCCGCCAGCAGCCGCTGCGGGGGCTCGGTTCGAACACCGCCGGAGGCGCCCGTCCTCCTGCAGACCCTCACGAATCCCAACTGTTCACCGGATCGATCGAGGCGGTCCAGCGTTCACGCGCCTTTACCGGCCCTGGCGAAGACGTGTTCGAGGACCGGGACAAGAACTTGGCCTCGAGGAACTGA
- a CDS encoding TRAP transporter substrate-binding protein: MRSSTRAAVGLGFAAILAGAACTPPTASPQPIAQSRTLRVATDDEPGRPAAGQIEEFARQVKELSGGTLLIEPAWKAVGEDKDDWDQAVARGVMAGDFDMGLVPARAWDTEGVNSFAALHAPFLVTSNGLLAKVVEPSVADEMLSGLDKLGVSGLALFPESTRTLFAFGNPVLKPADLAGKTVRAPRSDTTYALLTALGAMPDDLAGEVFPDGVATGQVVAAESSFSAASGLPGPTTAAANLVLFPKVSSLIANSKVFQDLSEAQRQQLTEAAAATRAWAVQAMTSVADDAAEFCRNGGTVIMATEAEVAAFKDAGAAVYSKLEADPVTKARITEIRDLAAATESVPSEIQPCSPEQ, encoded by the coding sequence ATGAGGAGCTCAACTCGTGCTGCGGTGGGTCTGGGATTCGCTGCCATTCTGGCCGGGGCAGCGTGCACCCCACCGACAGCCAGCCCACAGCCCATAGCCCAGTCGCGCACTCTGCGGGTCGCCACCGACGATGAACCCGGCAGGCCTGCCGCAGGCCAGATTGAAGAGTTCGCCCGCCAGGTCAAAGAACTCTCCGGGGGCACACTCCTCATTGAACCCGCGTGGAAAGCCGTCGGGGAGGACAAGGACGACTGGGACCAGGCGGTGGCGCGTGGAGTGATGGCTGGCGACTTCGACATGGGTCTCGTTCCAGCCCGGGCGTGGGACACCGAAGGGGTCAATTCGTTCGCCGCGCTTCATGCCCCGTTTCTGGTGACGAGCAATGGACTCCTGGCCAAGGTGGTTGAACCAAGCGTTGCTGACGAGATGTTGTCAGGCCTGGACAAGCTGGGGGTTTCCGGGCTGGCTCTGTTCCCCGAAAGCACACGAACACTGTTTGCCTTCGGCAACCCGGTGCTGAAGCCGGCCGATCTCGCCGGCAAGACCGTACGCGCCCCGAGATCCGATACAACCTATGCTCTTCTCACAGCACTTGGAGCCATGCCTGACGACCTCGCCGGCGAAGTCTTTCCCGACGGCGTTGCAACCGGACAAGTTGTCGCTGCCGAATCGTCGTTCAGCGCTGCCAGCGGCTTGCCAGGGCCCACAACGGCCGCCGCCAACCTGGTCCTGTTCCCGAAGGTGAGCTCCCTGATTGCTAACAGCAAGGTCTTCCAGGATCTAAGTGAGGCACAGCGCCAGCAGCTTACAGAGGCAGCCGCAGCCACGCGCGCCTGGGCAGTTCAGGCCATGACAAGCGTGGCAGACGACGCCGCCGAATTCTGCCGAAACGGCGGAACGGTGATCATGGCGACAGAAGCAGAGGTTGCAGCCTTCAAGGACGCAGGCGCAGCTGTCTACAGCAAGCTCGAGGCGGACCCGGTAACAAAAGCGCGCATTACGGAGATCAGGGACTTGGCTGCCGCCACGGAATCAGTTCCCAGTGAAATCCAACCCTGCAGTCCTGAACAATAG
- a CDS encoding ArsR/SmtB family transcription factor produces the protein MDEVFKALSDPTRRDLLDELFREDGQTLSALEARFDMTRFGIAKHLKLLEDAGLVVTRRRGREKLHFLNPVPIRLVHDRWVSKYAEPWAAGLSDLKSRLESPMEKIFEIYIKTTPERLWEAITDSDIRSKYQFGNTLEADWTPGGRFVMNNVKAGAPLGEGENLEVDPPRRLVQTMRALWGEDVKAEGTSKITWDIEPVGDSCRLTVTHSDLREGANEQLYGGWPMILSGLKTWLETGEKLTTPGSLMYT, from the coding sequence GTGGATGAGGTGTTCAAGGCGCTCTCCGATCCCACCCGCCGGGACCTGCTCGATGAGCTGTTCCGCGAGGACGGCCAGACCCTGAGTGCGCTCGAGGCACGCTTCGACATGACCCGGTTCGGGATCGCCAAGCACCTCAAGCTCCTGGAGGATGCAGGCCTGGTGGTGACCCGCCGCCGGGGGCGGGAAAAACTGCACTTCCTGAATCCGGTACCCATCCGGCTGGTCCACGACCGCTGGGTGAGCAAATACGCCGAACCATGGGCCGCTGGCCTCAGCGACCTCAAATCCAGATTGGAAAGTCCCATGGAAAAAATCTTCGAAATTTACATCAAGACCACGCCCGAGCGGCTCTGGGAAGCCATCACCGACAGCGACATCCGCAGTAAATACCAGTTCGGCAACACGCTCGAGGCCGACTGGACGCCCGGCGGCCGTTTCGTCATGAACAACGTCAAAGCCGGAGCGCCCTTGGGCGAAGGCGAGAACCTGGAGGTCGATCCGCCCCGCCGGCTGGTCCAGACGATGCGCGCCCTCTGGGGCGAGGACGTCAAGGCCGAGGGAACCTCGAAGATCACGTGGGACATCGAACCCGTGGGAGATTCCTGCCGCCTCACCGTCACCCATAGCGACCTCCGCGAAGGCGCCAACGAACAACTCTACGGCGGCTGGCCCATGATCCTTTCCGGCCTGAAGACCTGGCTGGAAACCGGCGAGAAGCTCACCACGCCCGGCTCGCTGATGTACACCTGA
- a CDS encoding serine hydrolase, which yields MPVDQEMRAARLRVPAPRHARKRLALLFTAVALVIVAVVVLAVVRSGPLDGTTGPVPAAAPEAPVAVAPDSLQDSIQSVLDDNSEYRIGLAMADISGDAARTFGDQEAFTAASTAKIITAAAYYHLVETGEAGLDDPLGDYDAAFQLEAMVNESNNDSWLLLMDAVGYPRLTEYAASIGVAYDPEENLLTAAEMALVLKQLYAGDLLNPDNTAQLLSYMQDTNNEELIPAGSQAGIEVFHKYGEIDGELHDAAVLAYRGSTFVLVIYTENADGTEDAGQAEVIRELTGVVEKALFPPVQAGNKAS from the coding sequence ATGCCGGTGGACCAAGAGATGCGTGCGGCGCGGCTGCGTGTCCCTGCGCCCCGGCATGCCCGGAAGAGGCTGGCGCTGCTGTTCACCGCCGTGGCGCTGGTGATCGTTGCCGTCGTTGTTCTGGCCGTGGTGCGGTCAGGGCCGCTCGATGGCACAACCGGCCCGGTCCCGGCAGCTGCTCCCGAGGCTCCAGTGGCTGTAGCCCCGGATTCCCTCCAGGACAGCATCCAGTCCGTCCTTGACGATAATTCGGAGTACCGGATCGGGCTGGCCATGGCCGACATTTCCGGTGACGCCGCGCGCACCTTCGGCGACCAGGAGGCCTTTACCGCCGCCAGCACGGCGAAGATCATCACGGCCGCCGCGTACTACCACCTGGTGGAAACCGGGGAGGCAGGCCTGGACGATCCGCTGGGGGACTATGACGCGGCGTTCCAGCTCGAAGCCATGGTCAACGAGAGCAACAACGATTCGTGGTTGCTGCTGATGGATGCCGTGGGCTATCCCCGGCTGACTGAATACGCGGCATCCATCGGCGTGGCCTACGACCCGGAGGAGAACCTCCTGACCGCTGCCGAGATGGCCCTGGTCCTGAAGCAGTTATACGCCGGCGACCTGCTGAACCCGGACAACACCGCACAGCTGCTGAGCTACATGCAGGACACGAACAATGAGGAACTCATCCCCGCCGGCTCCCAAGCCGGGATTGAGGTGTTCCACAAATACGGCGAAATCGACGGGGAACTCCACGACGCCGCAGTCCTGGCCTACCGTGGCTCCACCTTTGTACTGGTGATCTACACCGAGAATGCTGACGGCACGGAAGATGCAGGACAGGCAGAGGTCATCAGGGAGCTCACCGGCGTTGTCGAAAAGGCCCTCTTTCCTCCTGTCCAGGCAGGCAACAAGGCATCCTAG
- a CDS encoding GNAT family N-acetyltransferase, with translation MSDITVRHNPGRERFEILDSGNVIGKAAYKEYDGGGSPQRIFYHTVINEEYGGQGLAGQLATAALDETVGAGLGIVPVCPFIRKFLTKHPEYADSTVRVAPAHLEFLDSALAARTR, from the coding sequence TTGAGTGACATCACCGTCCGCCACAACCCCGGCCGCGAGCGCTTCGAGATCCTGGACTCCGGGAACGTGATCGGCAAGGCAGCGTACAAGGAGTACGACGGCGGCGGCTCACCGCAGCGGATTTTCTACCATACGGTGATCAACGAGGAATACGGCGGGCAGGGTTTGGCGGGCCAGCTGGCCACGGCGGCCCTGGACGAAACGGTCGGCGCCGGGCTGGGCATCGTTCCGGTCTGCCCCTTCATCAGGAAGTTTCTCACCAAGCACCCGGAATACGCGGACAGCACGGTCCGCGTAGCCCCGGCACACCTGGAGTTCCTGGACTCGGCACTGGCTGCCCGCACCCGCTAA
- a CDS encoding RNA polymerase sigma factor, protein MQRLTDEAATPGQTDVGVFCAVYREFSPAVLSYLRARDVEDPEGMTQEVFLSLYAQLEGVNGGVQGAKSLVFSIAHARYVDEHRRRIRAPASTGYDAQADPRCSASAEEQLLAAESSETVKSLLGTLQQDQQEVITLRIIADLSLETTAEIMGKTPGAVKQLQRRALCRLRKLRSSLTEGES, encoded by the coding sequence ATGCAAAGGCTCACGGATGAGGCAGCGACGCCAGGTCAGACTGACGTTGGCGTCTTCTGTGCTGTGTACCGCGAGTTCTCACCCGCGGTGCTGAGCTATCTTCGTGCACGTGATGTAGAAGACCCCGAAGGGATGACGCAGGAGGTTTTCCTGTCCCTTTACGCGCAGCTTGAAGGAGTGAACGGCGGGGTACAGGGAGCCAAGTCCCTGGTCTTTTCCATTGCCCACGCACGCTACGTGGACGAGCACCGCCGCCGCATCAGGGCCCCCGCAAGTACTGGTTACGATGCCCAAGCAGACCCGCGCTGCAGCGCTTCAGCCGAGGAGCAACTGCTGGCAGCGGAGAGCTCAGAGACGGTAAAAAGCCTCCTCGGGACGCTCCAGCAGGACCAGCAGGAGGTCATCACCCTGAGGATCATCGCTGACCTGTCCCTGGAGACAACGGCAGAAATTATGGGCAAGACTCCCGGGGCGGTCAAGCAACTGCAACGCAGGGCTCTGTGCCGGCTCAGGAAACTGCGTTCCTCACTGACAGAAGGTGAGTCATGA